A genomic segment from Nicotiana tabacum cultivar K326 chromosome 7, ASM71507v2, whole genome shotgun sequence encodes:
- the LOC107804283 gene encoding regulator of nonsense transcripts UPF3 isoform X2, whose protein sequence is MKGPLDRTKVVLRHLPPTISQSMLVEQVVSRFTGRYNWFSFRPGKSSQKHQTYSRAYVDFKRPEDVIEFAEFFDGHVFVNEKGTQFKTIVEYAPSQRAPKRWSKKDGREGTILKDPEYLEFLEFIAKPIENLPSAEIQLERKEAERAGSAKNAPIVTPLMDYIRQKRAAKSGARKSLSNGRPTRRVDGTSSGSPSSSAFKQGSEKRRVSTTMYVLRDSSKAGSGKDKRHVLVPNRDGQQQAEKSGTSAPGSGADAVEEETGGAADAGKKKILLLKGKEKEIPNVSSGSVIQGNAAPIVKNTITSSAPQQNQRREASGKIIRSILLEDAHQNQALSASQQEQHSQDKDKKPPRPPSVQLFQKEINGVNEDKVVGTDLRVVHTEKQERRSRIRDRPDRGVWTPLRRSDRLHASDESMSSSTSQSSEVLDSLEGTQGETKNDLPNVRGGEFRPMGSGRNSHSSFDNGTYKRRGMRDDGISVGEGKPLRRGGPSNYGTHEKQVWVQKSSSGT, encoded by the exons ATGAAAGGACCGTTAGATCGAACAAAAGTAGTGCTGCGGCACTTGCCGCCTACAATTTCTCAGTCTATGCTTGTTGAGCAAGTTGTTTCCCGATTCACTGGTCGCTATAACTGGTTCTCTTTTCGTCCTGGCAAGTCCAG CCAGAAGCATCAAACTTATTCAAGAGCCTATGTTGACTTTAAGAGGCCAGAAGATGTTATCGAGTTTGCCGAGTTCTTTGATGGACACGTTTTTGTAAATGAGAAAG GCACTCAGTTCAAAACTATTGTTGAGTATGCTCCTTCACAGCGTGCTCCAAAACGCTGGTCCAAGAAGGATGGCCGCGAAGGAACCATCTTGAAAG ATCCTGAATATCTGGAGTTCCTTGAATTTATTGCAAAGCCTATTGAGAATCTTCCGAGTGCAGAAATACAATTGGAAAGAAAGGAAGCTGAACGAGCTG GTTCTGCAAAGAATGCTCCTATAGTTACTCCTTTGATGGACTACATACGTCAGAAAAGAGCTGCCAAGAGTGGAGCTCGG AAATCTCTATCTAATGGGAGACCGACCAGAAGAGTGGACGGCACATCCTCAGGAAGTCCTAGCTCAAGTGCATTTAAACAAGGCTCTGAAAAGAGAAGGGTTTCTACAACCATG TATGTTCTTCGAGATAGTTCTAAGGCTGGGAGTGGCAAAGACAAAAGACATGTTTTAGTTCCAAATCGTGATGGTCAGCAGCAGGCTGAGAAGTCTGGTACCTCTGCTCCTGGATCTGGGGCTGATGCAGTTGAAGAGGAAACTG GTGGAGCTGCTGATGCTGGGAAGAAGAAAATCCTGCTCTTgaagggaaaggaaaaagaaattccTAAT GTTTCTAGTGGTTCAGTGATTCAGGGCAATGCGGCACCTATTGTCAAGAATACAATAACATCATCTGCTCCGCAACAGAACCAGCGCCGTGAGGCAAGTGGAAAGATCATTAGAAGTATTCTTCTCGAGGATGCTCATCAAAATCAGGCTCTTTCTGCATCCCAACAAGAACAGCACAGCCAGGATAAGGACAAAAAGCCTCCTAGGCCACCAAGCGTGCAGTTGTTTCAGAAAGAAATTAACGGAGTTAATGAGGATAAGGTTGTTGGAACTGATTTGCGTGTTGTCCACACTGAAAAGCAGGAAAGACGCTCTAGGATTAGGGATAGGCCTGATCGTGGTGTTTGGACTCCTCTTCGTCGTTCTGATAGGTTGCATGCTAGTGATGAATCCATGTCTTCATCTACCTCTCAATCTTCTGAAGTGCTGGATTCTCTTGAAG gaacTCAGGGTGAAACCAAAAATGATCTGCCAAATGTTCGTGGTGGGGAGTTCAGACCCATGGGAAGCGGGCGTAATTCTCATTCTTCTTTTGACAATG GTACTTATAAACGTCGTGGTATGAGGGATGATGGCATTTCAGTAGGGGAAGGAAAACCCTTGAGAAGGGGAGGTCCTTCTAACTATGGTACCCATGAG AAACAAGTGTGGGTCCAAAAGTCAAGTTCTGGTACTTAA
- the LOC107804283 gene encoding regulator of nonsense transcripts UPF3 isoform X1 codes for MKGPLDRTKVVLRHLPPTISQSMLVEQVVSRFTGRYNWFSFRPGKSRPSPQIFSCSQKHQTYSRAYVDFKRPEDVIEFAEFFDGHVFVNEKGTQFKTIVEYAPSQRAPKRWSKKDGREGTILKDPEYLEFLEFIAKPIENLPSAEIQLERKEAERAGSAKNAPIVTPLMDYIRQKRAAKSGARKSLSNGRPTRRVDGTSSGSPSSSAFKQGSEKRRVSTTMYVLRDSSKAGSGKDKRHVLVPNRDGQQQAEKSGTSAPGSGADAVEEETGGAADAGKKKILLLKGKEKEIPNVSSGSVIQGNAAPIVKNTITSSAPQQNQRREASGKIIRSILLEDAHQNQALSASQQEQHSQDKDKKPPRPPSVQLFQKEINGVNEDKVVGTDLRVVHTEKQERRSRIRDRPDRGVWTPLRRSDRLHASDESMSSSTSQSSEVLDSLEGTQGETKNDLPNVRGGEFRPMGSGRNSHSSFDNGTYKRRGMRDDGISVGEGKPLRRGGPSNYGTHEKQVWVQKSSSGT; via the exons ATGAAAGGACCGTTAGATCGAACAAAAGTAGTGCTGCGGCACTTGCCGCCTACAATTTCTCAGTCTATGCTTGTTGAGCAAGTTGTTTCCCGATTCACTGGTCGCTATAACTGGTTCTCTTTTCGTCCTGGCAAGTCCAG GCCTTCACCTCAAATTTTCTCCTGCAGCCAGAAGCATCAAACTTATTCAAGAGCCTATGTTGACTTTAAGAGGCCAGAAGATGTTATCGAGTTTGCCGAGTTCTTTGATGGACACGTTTTTGTAAATGAGAAAG GCACTCAGTTCAAAACTATTGTTGAGTATGCTCCTTCACAGCGTGCTCCAAAACGCTGGTCCAAGAAGGATGGCCGCGAAGGAACCATCTTGAAAG ATCCTGAATATCTGGAGTTCCTTGAATTTATTGCAAAGCCTATTGAGAATCTTCCGAGTGCAGAAATACAATTGGAAAGAAAGGAAGCTGAACGAGCTG GTTCTGCAAAGAATGCTCCTATAGTTACTCCTTTGATGGACTACATACGTCAGAAAAGAGCTGCCAAGAGTGGAGCTCGG AAATCTCTATCTAATGGGAGACCGACCAGAAGAGTGGACGGCACATCCTCAGGAAGTCCTAGCTCAAGTGCATTTAAACAAGGCTCTGAAAAGAGAAGGGTTTCTACAACCATG TATGTTCTTCGAGATAGTTCTAAGGCTGGGAGTGGCAAAGACAAAAGACATGTTTTAGTTCCAAATCGTGATGGTCAGCAGCAGGCTGAGAAGTCTGGTACCTCTGCTCCTGGATCTGGGGCTGATGCAGTTGAAGAGGAAACTG GTGGAGCTGCTGATGCTGGGAAGAAGAAAATCCTGCTCTTgaagggaaaggaaaaagaaattccTAAT GTTTCTAGTGGTTCAGTGATTCAGGGCAATGCGGCACCTATTGTCAAGAATACAATAACATCATCTGCTCCGCAACAGAACCAGCGCCGTGAGGCAAGTGGAAAGATCATTAGAAGTATTCTTCTCGAGGATGCTCATCAAAATCAGGCTCTTTCTGCATCCCAACAAGAACAGCACAGCCAGGATAAGGACAAAAAGCCTCCTAGGCCACCAAGCGTGCAGTTGTTTCAGAAAGAAATTAACGGAGTTAATGAGGATAAGGTTGTTGGAACTGATTTGCGTGTTGTCCACACTGAAAAGCAGGAAAGACGCTCTAGGATTAGGGATAGGCCTGATCGTGGTGTTTGGACTCCTCTTCGTCGTTCTGATAGGTTGCATGCTAGTGATGAATCCATGTCTTCATCTACCTCTCAATCTTCTGAAGTGCTGGATTCTCTTGAAG gaacTCAGGGTGAAACCAAAAATGATCTGCCAAATGTTCGTGGTGGGGAGTTCAGACCCATGGGAAGCGGGCGTAATTCTCATTCTTCTTTTGACAATG GTACTTATAAACGTCGTGGTATGAGGGATGATGGCATTTCAGTAGGGGAAGGAAAACCCTTGAGAAGGGGAGGTCCTTCTAACTATGGTACCCATGAG AAACAAGTGTGGGTCCAAAAGTCAAGTTCTGGTACTTAA